Below is a genomic region from Taeniopygia guttata chromosome 7, bTaeGut7.mat, whole genome shotgun sequence.
TAGGAATTTTGGGCCACAGGTTGCCAACACAAACAGAGGATTTTTCCACTCACCCCCTGTACTCCTTCCAGCTTTCAGCTGtggtgctgccctgctgtgggaCTGCATCCCAAACCCCCATTCACCTCTCTTCTCACCCTTTCCTCACGTCTGCCTGGATACTTTTCCATCACATTTCTACACCTCTCTTTATCACATCTTTTTTGAGACAGTGATGAATGGAGTCTGTGAATATCAGAGTAACATTCAGTTCATATCCAGACCAGAACATTAATAAATACAAATCCATTATGCATTTCCCTGCCatttgtgttttggggttttttcataaCCATATTAGCTATTTATATCTAAATCTCTATTTTCTGTATTGTGAGTGAAGTTATCTTATTCCCACTGCAGATTCAAAAGAGGAGATTTTCCAAGGCTGCTCAGCATGGTAATTAAGATAGAATCATGGCTGTTTGATCTTCCCTGCTtctttttcactatttttatACAGATGTGCAACCAATATGCCAGCTAAATGGTCAGAATTATTATGAGATTGCTGATAGAAGGCAACTCAGTGtagtgtattttaaataccaatataatttcttaaagaaagaagaaacctATTAATCAAGGTTGTAATTCTGTTTAATTCACATTTTGCTTTTAACAGCAATTTGCCAGTTTAAACAGCATAGACCTTACAAGGGTTAATTGGTGAAGAGGTTAGAGTGCTTTTAAAGTTGTATCTAAATTATACCTTATTCGTTCTTTATTGAACAACATTTTTCAGACAGTCTAAAGTTATAACTACATGCTAAACAGTAGCAGCATGTCCAAACCACTAAACTTAAGGCTGTGTCACCACTCTCATCATGAACCTTTCTCAGGGGTTGAACTCATCAGCCATAGAATCACAGCAGTTTGAAACAACAGGACACCCACGATCTGATCCTGTATTGATGTTAGTCAAGTAAGAATAAAAACAGTACAGACACATATAATAAAGGACTCCACCCAAATTTATTTTGGATGATTGCTGCCTTTGCACAACATGCTcaaaatttccaaaatgaaatttaaaagtcAGCGGACAGCACAGTCTAACCAGGTTTAGCTGAATCTGAGTGCAAAGTGCTGCAAAGTGGGTGCCACAGATGCACAATAACCACTTCTCACATACTGCACATTTCAACACACACAAGGCTGCTTCTGTGTAAGTATCGAGACTGGCAGGTAACAGCAGTTCTACCACCAAGGGAGTAACAAAAACAACTCATCTTCAGTTGTACACACTCATTGGTCATGATGAAACTACACTGTTTACCAAGTCAGCACTCTGGCTACTGAGGTACCATGTTATTCCCTACAGTTAGGATAAGAAACATCTGAATTTTTATGCCACTCATGCCCTGATAACTCAATAGGGACTTCTCACACTGTCCACCAAGCAGAAGCCACTTGTTGAAGTAAAGAAGGTGGATGAGGTGAAATACTGTAAGAGAGAGACACAACAGCTTCTTCAGCCAGAGCCTGCCTAAAGAAACTCACCCTTCAATCCTGCCCAGCTTCTTGGTTTTACCAACAAAATGCTTCTTATTGACATATGGTTTGATTAAGAGCAAAATCTCTGGTCAGGGATGTATTTAGATATGTTCTGCCTCAGCTTAAAGCAAAGTGCCTGTGCAGGTGCTTTCCTGAAACATCATCCCAGGACAGTGAGCTGCGGGTGATGACACTTTGTGGAGCTGCAGAACCAAGCTCTTTTTGCATCACTtgcttctttattatttttacaatttCCCATtcaagaattttttctttcGTGACCATGTATTTTGTTACAATGCTTTTGGAAGTGCTCATTCCACACTTTTCAGACTTGGAGGTAAGCAGGTAAGACTGAAAGAGTTGCCTAGTTCAAGCCTCGTGTACAGTGCATTCACacatttattaataaaaattttctaAAGATCTATTTGTTCTTTGGACCAACTCCAGCCTCCCTAGGTGACTGTAACATGTCTTAGAAACCTTTCATGgaagacttaaaaaaatagtacttaaagacaaaaaaggaaaacaaatacatttaaacATCATCAACAAAGACAGAATGGGAAAACAGAGTGGAGACATCCCACGCCAAACTCACTGCAGGCACAGGTTAGTAGTGTCCTCTTGAAATCTGCTTTCTGCCTTCTTGCACTTCTTCCAGCTCATGGTCTTAAAAGCGAGCTGCAAAGCCAAGAGAAAATTCCATGTATGCCCCCAGCTATGGGTCACACACTAAAATCCTTCTTAAGAAGGGAACTGTTCAGCACACAGCCTATTTCAACTCACTGTCCTACCAGGCTGTCTGTGCACAGGCACCTGTCAAACAGGGCTAACAGCGTTTCTCTGCCTCAGAGAACTGCTGCAAGAACAAATGCATTTATGGTTGCCTGGtcacagcaacagcaacagGGGCTCCATCAGTACCTAAAATACAGCACTGCTAATCCCTGCCAACAAAGCAGGGGGTGGGCAAGGACCACCGAGAGGAACATTGGCAATGGAGGGGTTTGCGACACTTATGGTAGTGGCTGATTTACTTCAGAATTGAATTTTGCAATAAGAACTCCCTAAGTTGTTTTCCTATCAACACAAATCAGCTTAAAGGATTGCATGAGAATGACCTGAACTGTATCCTGTTTTGCACACAAGTAGTTTCAGAATCTGTACACGGTTCACataaattcaaaaataaaaatagatgctGGCTGTACGGGGGAAAAATAGTGAATAGTTTCCAGACTCAGTTTCCATTTCTGAGATACTGGGCACACACCACAGACAAATGAAATGCTATGGCAATAACCCATGAAACCTGCAGTGAGTTTCCTCACCCGTAGTGTGGCGGGTCAGAAGAATTACATACTGTGTTAACAGGCATAAATCAGTTACTTATTGCATCAAAGTTCATCTGTAATCCATAAATTTCATAGAGATAGTATGGGCTATCATCATGGAAGGAGATCTTCATTGCTAAACGTGAACCCCCTCTGTCTTTCACTAGCTGTTAAGAACAAATTCCTCAAAACTTTCAAGCTAAAGTGATCAAGAAGTTTCAACTACAGAAACATAGTGCAAAGGTTCAGTTTGGCACTGCAACGTTACAGATAGACAGGAATTTATGGTAAACTGTTTAGATCTGGAAAAAAGAATCCTATAATTGAACCAGTATTGTCAAATGTATTGCATACTATTGTAACTTCACAGTAATCAAAATCAAACATCAAGGTTTCTATAGAAGCAGCAATCACAGATTGCAGTAAAGTATACCActcaagggaaaaaattgcattttggcAATTTCATAGTCAAGTGTTCCTTATGCTCCTCCAACAGTCATTTGTCAGACATTTTCCTGTTTAAAAGGTGCATATTGTTTCCTCTCAGTCCTCGTGAGACTTCTCTGCAATGACTTTGCATTCatactgaaaaagagaaattgacaaaataatattaatttacaTAACTAGTGAAAAAGACTTAAGATAAGTGATTTTTCTACAAAATGGGTGATAAAATAGCTCTTATTAAACTCCACTCAGGTAAGTTTGATCTCCTTAAGTTCTGTGCACATACTGGTGACTGCAATTTCTGTCCCTTGAGCAGGACAGACTTTGGGGATGGCCTGATTTCTCCCCAAACACAGGAGCTCTTAGATGGTCCTGAAAGTATGTAACAGAGCGCACAGAGCAAAGCCTGGGTATACCCTGATATACAGAATAATCAGCTCACTAAGTACCACAAGAAATGATTGCTGGTTTCTACCTCACTGCACACCCTTGAGCCAAATAGCTGGCTGCTATACATGGAGGAAGAAATGATATGTATATTTAAACTTTTCCTGGAAGGCAATCAACCCCGCTCCTCCAGACTCACCATTGCCAACTGCCTGCCAATGTTGCCCATTGTTATTCCACCAGCAAAAAATATACATGGCAACCAGGAACGGACATAGAGGAAGTCTGGGGATGTATATCTGGAAAAGAACACACATTTTTGAGCTCAGTGCTGTGCAATAAGAGTCCTCCAAATATAAGGCAAACCCACAATTATTAGCATATTTTAACTTAAAAAGATACACATTatagaaatttaatttattgcagcAAACAACAAAGGAGGCTTCTTATTGGTGATGGTTGTATTTATTCAACCAAAGCATGTTACATTGTTGGCAAGGTagcaattttatttcaattagcATTTCCAACTAGATTTCTCACTTACACTCAGGTAAGAGCTTTCATAAACAGTCCAATTTATGCTGTGCTCAAAATTAGGTGTGAAAGCTTTGAAAATCATGTCAAATTGTACCCCTTCAGTTATTCTGATTTCATGTTACAGCTTCAGAACATTATCATTTCACCTTAGGGGAGCAAATACTTACTGATAAACTCCATTGTACACCAGAAGCTGTGACACCAATGTGGCCAGAAAAGCAATTCCTACTCCAAGACCAAAGCCACTCCGTGACCTGTCAAAGGTCCACCACAGCCCAATGGACAGGGCTGCCAACGTGAGAGACAGCTGGATATTGTTGGCAAAATCCACCTTCTGTGCTGGCTGTTAAGGATAAGCTTGGAGATACCACATACAAGCATAAAGCAATTTTTGTCATTCTGTTTCTATTTTggcacaacagaaaaaaaaaatcacttaagACAAGTGCAGTGTTACCTGCATCATCTCTCACACAGATATTAGATGTGAAGAATTAAGGCTTGTAATTGTCAGTATTTCAGGAAACTGAAAACTTATGACACTCCTTCAAATTTTAGGGTCTTTGTGCTGTAGAAGACTGAAGAGCCTATTCCCCTACCAAACAATCAAGCATTTTATACAAACAATGCACATGATACTTCTCACACTCACCTGGTCCTTTATTACACTCAACATGAAATCTTAAATCTAGCATTAAATTTCTTCCAACTGATAGGGATCCacaaaaaaaaggtatttatcAGTCTTAGTTACAGTTTTGTTTAAATTACATTATGCTTTACAGTCAGTTCAACATGAAAATGTTCATGTGTTCTATAaatcagaatgaaaatattacTGGAAAGTGTTCATGTAAATCAACAATGAAAGTCAGTTTTGTCAGCTTGTGAGAGAATTGTGAAGTCACTTCAGATATGTTTGTGTTTTACATCTTTCAAGATGTTTTGGAAACACTAACTCATCCTCATTACTCCTGTCCAAAACAGATAATTAAAAAGGGGTTTGTCATGTTTCATAGGCCTGAAAGCAAATTTATGGGATGACAGTATAAAAACCACTGTCCTATTTCCTCACAAAAATCTGGAGGGAGACCTAGTGAAAATGAGAAACAAGCTTGACTAACTGAAGTAAATAATCACAGGATAAAAATCAATAGCTTCAGAAAAAGTGTCAAAGACGACAAAACCCTCAGCAAACCTGGCAATGTGCAGAACTGGCAACAGCTGAAGAGAAAGCAGTCTGGAGAGCTGTCAAGCAGGAAATACAGACAGTACAATACTGATGTCCTGGGATATGGGGAACAGCTGCTAGAGAACTGCAGAAAATTTGCTGTAAATAATCAGACCCATGTAAAAAGGAGCTGTCAACTCTTATTTCTTAAAAGCAGCAAAGCTGCCATGGGCTCATCCAACAGGTACAGGCCAGGTCAGTGAGAAACACATGCTCCAGAGCAGGGCATCTCTGGAAGGAGAATGAGCTTTGTGAGGGACAGCGGGAGTGACTCGGaacctcagcagctccagctcatccAGCCACACTGGACAGCAAGGGTGGGGAAAAACCACCCAGCAGCAACACCTATCTGTGGCCAAGCAACCCCAGTGAGAATTCAGCCACCTTTCCTTTAACATGCCTTCTCTTGCTGGGAATGAGGAGATCCAGCAGCATAAGAACAGAACTTTTAGCACCATTTTTGTGAACTGTGTTGGAGCTGACATGGGTGGAGATGATCAACTTTCTTTACAGGTCCCCAGTTTTCACGAGCAGACCCTGGTTTTAGAGGAGGCACTAGGCATAACTAAAGCCTCTCAGgcccacagcactgccagtAAGGTGCACCAGTCCATGAGAAATGCATCCTGTCACCCACAGTGCTCTCTTGGCATCAAGGAAGGCATACTTTGCAGAAGGGGCAGCAACATTTCCTGGCATTGTATAGTCCTGGGTATTCCTGGTCCTGAGCTTTCCCCACTCTCTGCAAAGTGCATGTGCTTCACTCATGACAAGGGCCTCAAGTTCTTACTGCGGTATTAAAAAGACACCAACTTGAAACGTCCTAAAGCACTTTTCTGTAACACCTACTACATGAGTATCTTCCCAAACTAACTTTAattattcaaagaaaataaagactaAGTAAGACAAAGCCCAGTATTGAGACATTCcctaatgaaaatattttttcagaacaaaaagATGTGAAACTCATCAGCTCCAATACTGCTACAAGTTTGACACTAACATATAATCTGCATTTTCCTTGCAAAAATGTTGCATGTTACACCTTTAACACCAATTCACCACGACTGACCACGTGAGCTTTCTTTAAGAGGAAAGCCATTTGTTACCACCAATGTCATTTGGTTAGAGGATACAGCACTGGCATGATTTATTCCCACAAAGACTGCCACACATCGCATTACACTGGACCATTCTCTCTTGAACTTATGTGGCTCTCCCAGATGTCTGTCCATGCAGGGGTACAATAACCCAATCACAGCTGTggagacaggaaagaaaaaaaggcccTGAAGTTAAAGCACTGCCAACATTTAACTAGAATAAAGGCTATCTAGACTTTGACAATTATAGTCACTACtaaaacacacattttaagGACAAACAGCACAAAACCATACATTGTAAGAGAAGAGGAATTTGAAcgtttcattattttaaaaagctctgTAAAGTACAGCAGCATCTTCAGCCACTGTAGGATAATTAGCAATATAGAGACAACTTGAACCAGGGACAGAGGATGACTGAGCTCTCCCCCACACCAAAATCTGCACTGTAGTTCAGAAATGACACCAATAGCTTACAGGTTGGCacttccaaaaatcccacaCATCAAAGATGTTTAAATTAACTGCAGAACCAACACACCACAGTACTGTTGTGGTTTATAACATCaatattttgtgctttcttttgttcttgttACAAGCAGGCTTTGTTTGGataacatttttctcttcttctatGCTACTTTCAAGCTCACCCAGAAGAAAGCCAAGATCTTACAGTAGCTGTTGAATTCAGAAAGCAAACAGGAATTCCAACCCCAGGGAATTGAGATGCTCTTCCAATATTTCTTCACAAATGTGTTCTCTACTGCAATTGCAGCTAAAAAGATTTTTTACCAACCACACTAAGGAATAAAAATGGTGCCTTAATGTTAAACTCTAGTGGTatgagcacagcagagcctgaGCCATCAGTACAGACTCCTTCAGTCTTCAGTGCCTCCAGTCCAGCACACTGCTGGGGGTAACACTGCAAATGCTCTCTACTCTGCCACAGAGGAAAACTGATCTCCAGGattcaggaaaacaaatcatCAGTAAAGCTGGGGCTGAAAAAACCTCCCTGAGCAATTTTCTTGCCAAAGGCCTTGGGCCAAACTCATGACTAATAATGGTGATGGATGAAAGGACTTCTCTGAATGCAGCCTCGATCACCCCTGAttataaatatgcaaaatacCTTTATTCTGTTCATAATAATAAACCATACTGCAGAGAAATGTTACGTCAATTCCACGAAGGCTGTGCAAGTACAAATGGCAAGAAAATGGGTGAATTATCAGCATTTACCACAGAGGTTCCCTGTATGTATGCCAGCAgagaagataaggaaagaaaatggagaagactaataatgataaaaaaaaccctgaacaccTCAACAGGGGTGACTCCTGCTGGGAAAAACCAATTAAGGCTGTAGTATCTTTAAATCAGGTGGCTTAAAATCAAGTACTAAACTCAAACACTACATTTCACAAACCACAGCCAGTCTTTCCATCAAAACTACCAACCCATCAGGCCCAGAAAGGCCCACAGGTTTGTGAGATGATGGCAAGACATAGCCTTCCTC
It encodes:
- the INSIG2 gene encoding insulin-induced gene 2 protein; this translates as MAENDAMPTLPKKCGPYISSVTSRGMNLVIRGVVLFFIGVFLALVLNLLQIQRNVTLFPPDVITSIFSSAWWVPPCCGTASAVIGLLYPCMDRHLGEPHKFKREWSSVMRCVAVFVGINHASAKVDFANNIQLSLTLAALSIGLWWTFDRSRSGFGLGVGIAFLATLVSQLLVYNGVYQYTSPDFLYVRSWLPCIFFAGGITMGNIGRQLAMYECKVIAEKSHED